In Arcobacter ellisii, a genomic segment contains:
- a CDS encoding c-type cytochrome, which produces MFDYPIFQMPFIGQRMLMAINAIIHVFVSHGGAVGGSVVLAAMAWWANKKNDMAAYNLTYKVVMVFFIISTSVGALTGIGMWIHANILSPNAIGGLIRVFFWKWFIEWIVFNFEVVLLLLLFMSWKKNQVTPEGRAKTVRIGVYYAISSWLTMVIITAILAFMLTPNFDGQPWVDPEVYPGNVNYNNALFNPTWWPSLAFRTFTSIAFAAALAIMWTWIIGTFSKNEEDKEAKAKLVKFLAGIMMITVPVSAIFGYWYYIEIPAAALAMIPTAVMTRAFEDRFDLMYLIAIGIGGSIIITTIIAYISPKRMPYLAASLMVAGFLVLWGYEERVREFIRKPFLIYNYMYSNGIRTTDVPYLNKVGILKHAVFLDENKKTVNEDKSNILEVGKSIYQIECRICHTENGINGLKGLTTGWSHDAIRNRLNNLPGGGTPYMPPFVGTEAEKDALAAYIKSLNTKGVIK; this is translated from the coding sequence ATGTTTGATTACCCCATATTTCAAATGCCTTTTATAGGACAAAGAATGTTGATGGCTATAAATGCAATTATTCACGTTTTTGTTTCTCATGGAGGTGCTGTTGGAGGCTCTGTTGTACTTGCTGCAATGGCTTGGTGGGCAAATAAGAAAAACGATATGGCAGCATATAACTTAACTTATAAAGTTGTTATGGTTTTCTTTATTATTTCTACTTCAGTTGGAGCATTAACTGGTATTGGTATGTGGATACATGCAAATATTTTAAGTCCAAATGCAATTGGTGGATTAATTAGAGTATTTTTTTGGAAATGGTTTATAGAGTGGATAGTGTTTAACTTTGAAGTTGTACTTTTACTTTTACTGTTTATGAGTTGGAAGAAAAATCAGGTTACGCCAGAGGGAAGGGCGAAAACTGTTAGAATTGGTGTTTATTACGCTATTTCTTCTTGGCTTACAATGGTAATTATCACTGCAATTTTAGCATTTATGCTTACTCCAAATTTTGATGGACAACCTTGGGTTGACCCTGAAGTTTATCCTGGAAATGTAAACTATAATAATGCTTTATTTAATCCAACTTGGTGGCCTTCACTTGCATTTAGAACTTTTACATCTATTGCATTTGCAGCGGCTCTTGCTATTATGTGGACTTGGATAATTGGGACTTTCTCAAAAAATGAAGAGGATAAAGAAGCAAAAGCTAAACTTGTTAAGTTTTTAGCAGGAATTATGATGATTACAGTTCCTGTAAGTGCTATTTTTGGATATTGGTATTACATTGAAATTCCAGCAGCAGCTCTTGCTATGATTCCAACAGCTGTTATGACAAGAGCTTTTGAAGATAGATTTGATTTAATGTATCTTATAGCTATTGGTATTGGTGGAAGTATTATTATCACAACAATTATCGCTTATATTTCACCAAAAAGAATGCCATATTTAGCAGCTAGTTTAATGGTTGCTGGATTTTTAGTTCTTTGGGGGTATGAAGAAAGAGTAAGAGAGTTTATACGAAAACCTTTTTTAATTTATAACTATATGTATTCAAATGGAATTAGAACAACAGATGTTCCATACTTAAATAAAGTGGGAATTTTAAAACATGCTGTTTTCTTAGATGAAAACAAAAAAACAGTAAATGAAGATAAATCAAATATTTTAGAAGTTGGTAAATCAATTTATCAAATAGAGTGTCGTATCTGTCACACTGAAAATGGTATTAATGGATTAAAAGGATTAACAACTGGTTGGTCACATGATGCTATTAGAAATAGATTAAATAATCTTCCAGGTGGTGGAACTCCATATATGCCTCCATTTGTTGGAACTGAAGCTGAAAAAGATGCTCTTGCAGCTTATATTAAATCTTTAAATACTAAAGGAGTTATAAAATGA
- a CDS encoding response regulator transcription factor yields MNGLKVLVLESSDNSISQIIEILEKYEFCVDICSNNSDFLECIYNNLYDLYLININEKSLPRFQLIQLLNEYHDMTMKMVIASIPNIIKPSFLSGCDECIIKNIDEEEILLRIKALIRRQFKIYSDSIHIKKDIEYEIFQKKILINKNEVHLGEKPLLILDYLLKFRGIFVSSENLENGVYPANSNNKNGVIRFHIHKLRQILGNDVIVSNRVNGYKINI; encoded by the coding sequence TTGAATGGTTTAAAAGTTTTAGTTTTAGAAAGTAGTGATAATTCAATTTCTCAAATTATAGAAATTCTAGAAAAATATGAGTTTTGTGTAGATATTTGTAGTAACAATAGTGATTTTTTGGAGTGTATTTATAATAATTTATATGATTTGTATTTGATAAATATAAATGAAAAATCCCTTCCACGATTTCAATTAATTCAGTTATTAAATGAGTATCACGATATGACTATGAAAATGGTAATTGCATCAATTCCAAATATAATAAAACCCTCTTTTTTATCTGGATGTGATGAGTGTATTATAAAAAATATTGATGAAGAAGAGATACTTTTAAGAATAAAAGCTCTTATTAGAAGACAATTTAAAATTTATTCTGATTCTATTCATATAAAAAAAGATATTGAATATGAAATCTTTCAGAAAAAAATATTAATTAATAAAAATGAAGTTCACTTAGGAGAAAAACCTTTATTAATTTTAGATTATCTACTTAAATTTAGAGGAATTTTTGTCTCTTCTGAAAATTTAGAAAATGGAGTTTATCCTGCAAATAGTAATAATAAAAATGGAGTAATTCGTTTTCATATACATAAACTTAGACAAATTTTAGGGAATGATGTAATTGTTTCAAATAGAGTAAATGGCTATAAAATCAATATCTAA
- a CDS encoding GNAT family N-acetyltransferase produces the protein MIKQAQKDNITNISTLIFNAILNIANTLTGEEKEEKILETLDFYIKMDVNRLSYKNIYTYEIENQIVGLILAYNSNDVKKLDKPILEHLKTKNIYLDSFEKECFEDEFYIDTVSVSPNFQGRGIAKELFSFVEKKAKEKGFKKVSLLVDFENEKALKLYEKLGFKKNTILKVSNHNYHHMIKMV, from the coding sequence ATGATAAAACAAGCTCAAAAAGATAATATTACAAATATCTCAACTCTTATTTTTAATGCAATTTTAAATATTGCAAACACTTTAACAGGAGAAGAAAAAGAGGAAAAAATCCTTGAAACTTTAGATTTTTATATAAAAATGGATGTAAATAGATTAAGTTATAAAAATATTTATACCTATGAAATAGAAAATCAAATTGTAGGCTTAATACTTGCCTATAATTCAAATGATGTAAAAAAACTCGATAAGCCAATATTAGAACATCTAAAAACAAAAAATATTTATTTAGATTCATTTGAAAAAGAGTGTTTTGAAGATGAATTTTATATTGATACAGTAAGTGTTAGTCCCAATTTCCAAGGAAGAGGAATAGCAAAAGAGTTATTCTCTTTTGTTGAAAAAAAAGCAAAAGAGAAAGGTTTTAAAAAAGTTTCACTTTTAGTAGATTTTGAAAATGAAAAGGCTTTAAAACTTTATGAAAAATTAGGATTTAAAAAAAACACTATTCTAAAAGTATCAAACCACAATTATCATCATATGATAAAAATGGTTTGA
- a CDS encoding nickel/cobalt transporter, whose amino-acid sequence MIRLLLILIFFKGILFGCSLCSIYSPKTHVTTQLKADKEYIKTLKVNWSFAKEFQEELFKIYDLNLNKSFEEKELKLIEESLIDYIKPKNFLTTISYSNEKNKNSLPFEVTNYKLSYKNSNLSFDYTIDLNYKIYDKNILTIKIFDDLSYFLIVFDEKRQLFNIPYKIFKSTDINEVSYTINAPNLSIQENIEEAKKEEIIAEKVEEKKEQIGVKNEQIKEENILDKFVNNIKKYLVDIENGDKFALIFLLMASFLYGSIHALGPGHGKALAFSYFSSQKSSYFEAFVISLVTAFVHIIGALILVLISIFVLESVLNRFMEDSISYVTAFCAIIIMLLALYILYRKLNKKSCSCCSCSVSLETTKFSVNPQNINFVKTSQNRPITVTKRNKKQDLIFVLTAGIIPCPGTVLLFVYAFLLKTYFAVILASISISLGMATVIFASSFLGVTLHKVSNKSQKFANILEIVAPIFMFILALVLLLNSKVF is encoded by the coding sequence ATGATTCGTCTTTTATTAATACTTATTTTTTTTAAAGGCATCCTTTTTGGATGCTCTTTATGTTCCATTTATAGTCCAAAAACTCATGTAACCACCCAACTAAAAGCAGATAAAGAGTATATAAAAACTTTAAAAGTAAATTGGAGTTTTGCAAAAGAGTTTCAAGAAGAGTTATTTAAAATTTATGATTTAAACTTAAATAAAAGTTTTGAAGAAAAAGAGTTAAAACTTATCGAAGAATCTTTAATTGATTATATAAAACCAAAAAATTTCCTTACAACAATCTCTTATTCTAATGAAAAAAATAAAAATTCTCTTCCTTTTGAAGTAACAAATTATAAACTAAGTTACAAAAATTCAAATCTATCTTTTGATTATACAATCGATTTAAACTATAAAATTTATGATAAAAATATTTTAACAATAAAAATTTTTGATGATTTGAGTTATTTTTTAATTGTTTTTGATGAAAAAAGACAGTTATTTAATATTCCTTATAAAATCTTTAAAAGTACAGATATAAACGAAGTTTCATATACAATAAATGCTCCAAATTTATCTATTCAAGAAAATATTGAAGAAGCTAAAAAAGAAGAGATAATAGCAGAAAAAGTTGAAGAGAAAAAAGAGCAAATTGGGGTTAAAAATGAACAAATAAAAGAAGAAAATATTTTAGATAAATTTGTAAATAATATTAAAAAATATTTAGTTGATATAGAAAATGGCGACAAATTTGCTTTAATTTTTTTACTTATGGCTTCATTTCTATATGGCTCAATTCACGCTTTAGGTCCAGGGCATGGAAAAGCTTTAGCCTTTTCATATTTTTCTTCACAAAAAAGTTCTTATTTTGAAGCTTTTGTTATCTCATTGGTTACGGCTTTTGTTCATATTATTGGAGCTTTAATTTTAGTTTTAATCTCTATTTTTGTGCTTGAAAGTGTTTTAAATAGATTTATGGAAGATTCTATTTCATATGTAACAGCATTTTGTGCAATTATTATAATGCTTTTAGCTTTATATATTTTATATAGAAAATTAAATAAAAAATCATGTAGTTGTTGTTCTTGTAGTGTTTCTTTAGAAACTACAAAATTTTCAGTAAATCCACAAAATATAAACTTTGTAAAAACAAGCCAAAATAGACCAATAACAGTTACAAAAAGAAATAAAAAACAAGATTTGATTTTTGTTTTAACAGCTGGAATAATACCTTGTCCTGGAACAGTTTTACTTTTTGTTTATGCATTTTTATTAAAAACATATTTTGCAGTAATTTTAGCAAGTATTAGTATAAGTCTTGGAATGGCAACAGTTATTTTTGCTTCATCTTTTTTAGGGGTAACTCTTCATAAAGTTTCAAATAAATCACAAAAATTTGCAAATATTTTAGAAATAGTTGCTCCAATTTTTATGTTTATTTTAGCTTTAGTTTTACTTTTAAATTCTAAAGTTTTTTAA
- a CDS encoding metal ABC transporter solute-binding protein, Zn/Mn family has product MKKVIFLFITLVSFLYANKPELTVNILPQKYFVQKIVKDKYEINVMVKPGSSPHNYEPKPSQMKSLVASKVYFLAGDTSEKVWLEKFKQSAKNTLFVDTTIGIEKMEMEKHEHHEEAKDEHKHEAKHEHEDEHEEEGHDHSGLDPHVWLDPILVKIQAKNIYEAMVKVDSQNSDFYKTNYEEFLKELDELDKEIKNILAPYKEKAFMVFHPSWGYFAKRYELEQISIEIEGKEAKPNELVELIEEAKKHNIKIVFVSPQFSQKSAQTISKNIGAKVVAIDPLSENWSKDLLKTANEIANSYK; this is encoded by the coding sequence TTGAAAAAAGTAATATTTTTATTTATAACTTTAGTTTCATTTTTATATGCAAACAAACCAGAATTAACAGTAAATATTTTACCTCAAAAATATTTTGTTCAAAAAATAGTAAAAGATAAGTATGAGATAAATGTAATGGTAAAACCTGGAAGTTCTCCACATAATTATGAACCAAAACCATCTCAAATGAAATCTTTAGTTGCTTCAAAAGTATATTTTTTAGCTGGAGATACATCAGAAAAAGTTTGGTTAGAAAAATTTAAACAAAGTGCAAAAAATACTCTATTTGTAGATACAACAATAGGTATTGAAAAAATGGAAATGGAAAAACATGAGCATCATGAAGAAGCAAAAGATGAGCATAAACATGAAGCTAAACATGAACATGAAGATGAACACGAAGAAGAAGGACATGACCATTCTGGATTAGACCCTCATGTTTGGTTAGACCCAATTTTAGTAAAAATTCAAGCAAAAAATATTTATGAAGCTATGGTAAAAGTAGATTCACAAAATAGTGATTTTTATAAAACAAATTACGAAGAGTTTTTAAAAGAGCTTGATGAGTTAGATAAAGAGATTAAAAACATTTTAGCTCCATACAAAGAAAAAGCTTTTATGGTTTTTCATCCATCTTGGGGATATTTTGCAAAAAGATATGAGTTAGAACAAATTTCTATTGAAATTGAAGGAAAAGAAGCAAAACCAAATGAGTTGGTTGAATTAATAGAAGAGGCTAAAAAACATAATATAAAAATAGTTTTTGTATCTCCACAATTTTCTCAAAAAAGTGCTCAAACCATCTCTAAAAATATTGGGGCAAAAGTTGTAGCAATTGACCCTTTATCTGAGAACTGGTCAAAAGATTTATTAAAAACGGCAAATGAAATAGCAAATAGTTATAAATGA
- a CDS encoding Fur family transcriptional regulator: MNILDNLTTITNIKLTSARKSILELLVNSNKPLSYEDMKEYISMDKATFYRNITIFEEENLISSFESNDKKRYFEIKKTQHAHFICSLCSKIECIHEKLDFVMPGYKIENIIIKGVCKNCMEGKE; the protein is encoded by the coding sequence ATGAATATATTAGATAATTTAACAACCATTACAAATATCAAACTTACAAGTGCTAGAAAATCTATTTTAGAACTTTTGGTAAATTCAAATAAACCTTTATCATATGAAGATATGAAAGAGTATATTTCTATGGATAAGGCAACTTTTTATAGAAATATTACTATTTTTGAAGAGGAAAATTTGATTAGTTCTTTTGAATCAAATGACAAAAAAAGATATTTTGAGATAAAAAAAACGCAACATGCTCATTTTATCTGCTCATTATGTTCAAAAATAGAGTGTATTCATGAAAAATTAGATTTTGTTATGCCTGGATATAAAATAGAAAATATTATTATCAAAGGTGTATGTAAAAATTGTATGGAGGGAAAAGAATGA
- the nhaA gene encoding Na+/H+ antiporter NhaA, with translation MIKKFLVIEDFISKEALSGIILFIATVAAVIVANSSFGQDYYDLWHMPLGVTLGDRTISMTLTYWINDGLMALFFLMVGLEIKREMVLGELSSVSKASFPIVAAIGGMAIPALIYVAFNTENPMGFGIPMATDIAFALGILMLLGAKVNPAVKLFLVALAVVDDLGAVLVVATVYTSEIKAEYFLHAGIAYGLIWFLNYSGVKKILPYLILGIFLWIFIHEIGIHATIAGVLLAFAIPISSKIDEKEFIEKTRASVDDFEKNIDEIPILNHHQTDALESIAYGYDKVQNPLVRLEHNLHGLSAFFIMPLFAFSNAGVLIDFSTVSANLMIVSGVVFGLLIGKPVGIFGLTYLLTKLKIIKKPDNITWFEVIAVGFLGGIGFTMSIFITHLAFVDEGIIAAVKLGIFGASFIAAVFGILLILASSKRKYNS, from the coding sequence ATGATAAAAAAGTTTTTAGTAATTGAAGATTTTATTTCAAAAGAAGCATTAAGTGGGATTATCCTATTTATTGCAACTGTTGCAGCTGTTATAGTTGCGAATTCAAGTTTTGGTCAAGATTATTATGATTTATGGCATATGCCTTTAGGTGTAACTTTAGGAGATAGAACTATTTCTATGACTTTAACTTATTGGATAAATGATGGTCTTATGGCTCTATTTTTCTTAATGGTTGGACTTGAAATAAAAAGAGAGATGGTTTTAGGTGAACTTTCAAGTGTAAGTAAAGCCTCTTTTCCAATAGTTGCAGCAATAGGGGGAATGGCAATTCCAGCACTTATTTATGTAGCATTTAATACAGAAAATCCTATGGGATTTGGTATTCCAATGGCAACTGATATTGCTTTTGCTTTAGGTATCTTAATGCTTTTAGGAGCAAAAGTAAATCCAGCGGTTAAACTATTTTTAGTTGCCCTTGCTGTTGTTGATGACTTAGGAGCTGTTTTAGTTGTGGCAACAGTTTATACAAGTGAAATAAAAGCTGAATATTTTTTACATGCTGGAATTGCATATGGGCTTATTTGGTTTTTAAATTATAGTGGTGTAAAAAAAATCTTACCTTATCTAATTTTAGGTATTTTTTTATGGATATTTATCCACGAAATTGGAATTCACGCAACAATTGCTGGAGTTTTATTAGCTTTTGCAATTCCAATTAGTTCTAAAATAGATGAAAAAGAGTTTATAGAAAAAACAAGAGCATCAGTGGATGATTTTGAAAAAAATATAGATGAAATTCCTATTTTAAACCATCATCAAACAGATGCTTTAGAAAGTATTGCTTATGGCTATGACAAAGTTCAAAATCCACTTGTTAGACTTGAACATAATCTTCATGGTTTATCTGCATTTTTTATTATGCCTTTATTTGCTTTTTCAAATGCAGGAGTTTTAATAGACTTCTCAACAGTTTCAGCAAATCTAATGATTGTTTCAGGAGTTGTTTTTGGTTTATTAATTGGAAAACCAGTTGGTATTTTTGGATTAACTTATCTTTTAACAAAACTAAAAATTATCAAAAAACCAGACAATATTACTTGGTTTGAAGTAATTGCAGTTGGATTCTTAGGTGGAATTGGATTTACAATGTCAATTTTTATTACTCATTTAGCTTTTGTTGATGAGGGAATAATAGCTGCTGTTAAACTTGGAATATTTGGAGCTTCATTTATAGCTGCTGTATTTGGTATTTTATTAATTTTAGCAAGTAGTAAAAGAAAATATAACTCTTAA
- a CDS encoding dicarboxylate/amino acid:cation symporter, whose protein sequence is MLKKLWFQVILGMIAGLVLGLFLSPSAFAIVDEKISFMLAPWIALIGNIFLALIKMIVIPLVVSSIILGIMSAKNVETLKKLGFYIFPYFILTTFVAVILGIINTTIINPGSYVSKDVIAQMNLANTQVTKTIENISIPDMIVDLIPVSIAKAELAGNILAFVILAIFIGVALLNLKVEESKPLVDLSKSLQAFSMKIVEWAMKLAPYAVFGLICNITIKIGFQAISSMFMYILTVLFGLVLLLGFYLIIVYFSSKMKPFEFLGKIKEVQLMAFSTSSSAAVMPLSIKTAENNLEIPPTISKFVIPLGATINMDGTALYQVSAAIFLTQLFGIELSFFELIVLAITTVGASIGTPSTPGVGIVILATILQSIGVPLEGIALILGVDRILDMCRTTINVTGDLTASLFIKRVLGIK, encoded by the coding sequence ATGCTAAAAAAATTATGGTTTCAAGTTATTTTAGGGATGATTGCTGGATTGGTTTTAGGTTTGTTTTTATCTCCTAGTGCATTTGCAATAGTTGATGAAAAAATCTCTTTTATGTTAGCTCCTTGGATAGCACTTATTGGAAATATTTTTTTAGCATTGATTAAAATGATAGTTATTCCTTTGGTTGTAAGTTCTATTATTTTAGGAATAATGAGTGCAAAAAATGTTGAAACTTTAAAAAAATTGGGATTTTATATCTTTCCTTATTTTATTCTAACAACTTTTGTTGCTGTGATTTTAGGAATAATAAATACAACAATAATTAATCCTGGTTCTTATGTTTCAAAAGATGTAATAGCTCAAATGAATTTAGCAAATACCCAAGTTACAAAAACAATTGAAAATATTTCAATACCTGATATGATAGTTGATTTAATTCCTGTAAGTATCGCAAAAGCTGAACTTGCAGGTAATATTTTAGCTTTTGTAATTTTGGCTATTTTTATTGGAGTTGCACTTTTAAATCTAAAAGTTGAAGAATCAAAACCTTTGGTTGATTTATCAAAATCACTTCAAGCTTTTTCAATGAAAATAGTTGAATGGGCTATGAAACTAGCCCCTTATGCTGTGTTTGGACTTATATGTAATATTACTATTAAAATAGGTTTTCAAGCAATCTCTTCAATGTTTATGTATATTTTAACTGTTCTTTTTGGATTGGTTTTACTTTTAGGTTTTTATTTAATAATAGTCTATTTTTCTTCAAAAATGAAACCTTTTGAATTTTTAGGAAAAATAAAAGAGGTTCAACTAATGGCATTTTCAACTTCAAGTTCAGCTGCTGTTATGCCTTTATCAATAAAAACAGCAGAAAATAATCTTGAAATTCCTCCAACAATTTCAAAGTTTGTAATTCCTTTAGGTGCAACTATAAATATGGATGGAACAGCACTTTATCAAGTAAGTGCAGCTATATTTTTAACTCAACTTTTTGGAATAGAATTAAGTTTTTTTGAGTTAATTGTTTTAGCAATAACAACTGTTGGAGCATCTATTGGAACACCAAGTACTCCTGGAGTTGGAATAGTAATCTTAGCCACAATTTTACAAAGTATTGGAGTTCCACTTGAAGGAATAGCTCTTATTTTAGGAGTTGATAGAATTTTAGATATGTGTAGAACAACGATAAATGTGACAGGAGATTTAACAGCCTCTTTATTTATAAAAAGAGTCTTAGGAATAAAATAA
- a CDS encoding SDR family NAD(P)-dependent oxidoreductase, translating to MSKKVLITGGNKGIGLAVSRAMLEFGYEIVIVARDFDTCPLVGVEKVTCIEYDLSDVDGLKELANTVGNIDILINNAGYMQPKYTYNNYPKEAREHIMNVDLYTPVELMNIFSEHMKKQKYGRIVNTASIAGQIGHPDVWYGMAKAALINATKIYGKLLGSYGITVNCVAPSPTETDMQKDNSEERKAEFKKTVATGRFATPEEVAKAIVWLATDCPEYINGICIDINNCSYPR from the coding sequence ATGTCAAAAAAAGTATTAATCACAGGTGGAAATAAAGGAATAGGGTTAGCTGTTTCAAGAGCTATGTTAGAATTTGGTTATGAAATTGTTATAGTTGCAAGAGATTTTGACACTTGTCCTTTAGTTGGTGTTGAAAAAGTTACTTGTATAGAGTATGATTTATCAGATGTTGATGGTTTAAAAGAGTTAGCAAATACAGTGGGAAATATTGATATTTTAATTAATAATGCTGGATATATGCAACCAAAATATACTTATAACAACTATCCAAAAGAGGCACGAGAGCATATAATGAATGTTGATTTATATACTCCTGTTGAACTTATGAATATTTTTTCTGAGCATATGAAAAAACAAAAATATGGAAGAATTGTAAATACAGCTTCAATTGCTGGACAAATTGGGCATCCAGATGTTTGGTATGGTATGGCAAAAGCTGCACTTATAAATGCAACAAAAATTTATGGAAAACTTTTAGGAAGTTATGGAATAACTGTTAATTGTGTTGCTCCAAGTCCAACTGAAACAGATATGCAAAAAGATAATTCTGAAGAGAGAAAAGCTGAGTTCAAAAAAACAGTTGCAACAGGAAGATTTGCAACTCCTGAAGAGGTTGCAAAAGCTATTGTTTGGTTGGCAACTGATTGTCCTGAGTATATAAATGGAATTTGTATAGATATTAATAATTGTTCATATCCAAGATAA
- a CDS encoding sensor histidine kinase, with translation MIYKNEKSLINIIKYTPFIFIISLSLIISISLYFQKQNELEIEKESIKKEYLEKNQELIKSEVENLYNFIIRTQEKTEEKLKNSIRQRVLEANNIANRIYNENKDTKTKNEIIKMIKDALVDIRFNDGRGYIFIYGFDYECILLPINRENEGKSVYDFQDSKGLYLGREIVKSLQNNDEAFLTWHYPKPENLEKKDFKKIGFNVHFKPYDWFIGSGEYVVDFEENMKEEILEYISKLKTNENDYFFILDYDKKSLFQKIDNLVDKSFQKISSDDEMNLFNEILDLSKNGGGFITYNYKIIDETTALTKTSYVKALLNWKWIIGKGFFHDYVNKIIEKKSIELNEKFHKKIKNIFIITLILTLILLSISIYISKKLEKKFQDYKMELKKQQHILAQQSKMAAMGEMLGNIAHQWRQPLSVITTVATGMKLQKEFENLDDKTFDEAIENITNSALYLSKTIDDFRSFFKSDKKETFFSIKETFEKVLKLTNSQFKNHEITIIKEIDDFQIYGFKNEFIQVLINILNNSKDALINKKENKLIFIKTFEDDENNFVIKIKDNGGGIENKILDKVCEPYFTTKHQSTGTGIGLYMAEEIIEKHMNGILEINNCKFSYENEEYVGAEVTILLNKES, from the coding sequence ATGATTTATAAAAATGAAAAATCTCTTATTAATATAATAAAATACACACCTTTTATATTTATTATATCTCTATCTTTAATAATTTCTATCTCTTTATATTTTCAAAAACAAAATGAACTTGAGATAGAAAAAGAGTCTATAAAAAAAGAGTATTTAGAAAAAAATCAAGAACTAATAAAATCTGAGGTTGAAAATCTTTATAACTTTATTATTAGAACTCAAGAAAAAACAGAAGAAAAACTAAAAAATAGTATTAGACAAAGGGTTCTTGAAGCAAATAATATAGCTAATAGAATCTATAATGAAAATAAAGATACAAAAACAAAAAATGAAATTATAAAAATGATAAAAGATGCTTTAGTTGATATAAGATTCAATGATGGTAGAGGTTATATTTTTATTTATGGTTTTGATTATGAGTGTATTTTGTTACCAATAAATAGAGAGAACGAAGGGAAAAGTGTATATGATTTTCAAGATTCAAAAGGTCTATATTTAGGAAGAGAAATAGTTAAAAGTCTTCAAAATAATGATGAAGCATTTTTAACCTGGCACTATCCAAAACCTGAAAATTTAGAAAAAAAAGATTTTAAAAAAATAGGTTTTAATGTTCATTTTAAACCTTATGATTGGTTTATTGGAAGTGGGGAATATGTTGTAGATTTTGAAGAAAATATGAAAGAAGAGATTTTAGAGTATATTTCTAAACTAAAAACAAATGAAAATGACTATTTTTTTATATTAGATTATGACAAAAAATCACTTTTTCAAAAAATTGATAATTTAGTTGATAAATCTTTTCAAAAAATTAGTAGTGATGATGAAATGAATCTATTTAATGAGATTTTGGATTTATCAAAAAATGGTGGTGGATTTATCACATATAATTACAAGATTATAGATGAAACAACTGCTCTTACTAAAACAAGTTATGTAAAAGCTTTATTAAACTGGAAATGGATAATTGGTAAAGGTTTTTTCCATGATTATGTAAATAAGATTATTGAAAAAAAGAGTATTGAACTAAACGAAAAATTCCATAAAAAAATTAAAAATATTTTTATTATAACTTTAATTTTAACACTAATTTTATTGAGTATTTCAATTTATATTTCAAAAAAATTAGAAAAAAAATTTCAAGATTATAAAATGGAATTAAAAAAACAACAACACATTCTAGCCCAACAATCAAAAATGGCAGCAATGGGAGAAATGCTTGGAAATATTGCTCATCAATGGAGACAACCACTTTCAGTTATCACAACCGTTGCAACGGGAATGAAACTTCAAAAAGAGTTTGAAAATCTTGATGATAAAACCTTTGATGAAGCAATTGAAAATATCACTAATTCAGCTTTATATTTATCAAAAACAATTGATGATTTTAGAAGTTTTTTTAAATCAGATAAAAAAGAGACTTTTTTTAGTATAAAAGAGACTTTTGAAAAAGTTTTAAAACTTACAAATTCTCAATTTAAAAACCATGAAATAACAATAATAAAAGAGATAGATGATTTTCAAATTTATGGATTTAAAAATGAGTTTATTCAAGTATTAATAAATATTTTAAATAATTCAAAAGATGCTTTGATTAACAAAAAAGAGAATAAATTAATTTTTATAAAAACATTTGAAGACGATGAAAATAATTTTGTTATCAAAATAAAAGATAATGGTGGAGGAATTGAAAATAAAATTTTAGATAAAGTTTGTGAACCTTATTTTACAACAAAACACCAATCAACAGGAACGGGAATTGGACTTTATATGGCTGAAGAGATTATTGAAAAACATATGAATGGAATTTTAGAGATAAATAATTGTAAATTTTCTTATGAAAATGAAGAATATGTTGGAGCTGAAGTTACTATTTTATTAAATAAAGAGAGTTGA